The genomic region CCTGCCGCCAGCGCGGAAGCCGTCTGGCACTGGAAGTGTGGGATACAGGGCCTGGCATTCCGGAGCACCAGTGGGAAGAAATTTTCAAGGAGTTTCACCAGCTTGGAAACCCCGAGCGCGACCGCCGCAAGGGCCTGGGCCTGGGCCTCGCCATTGTGCAAAGACTGGCGCGCGAGATGGGCACCACGGTGGAGGTGCGCTCGCGCCCCGACAAGGGCTCGGTGTTCCGCCTGTGGCTGGACAGCTGGCAAGGCGCACTGGAAGACGAAGCCCAGCCCGTGCTGGACCCACAACGCCTGGCCGGGCTGCGGGTGCTGGCGGTGGACGATGACGAGGCCGTTCGCATGGGCATGCAGTCCTTGTTGGAGAGCTGGGGTTGCGAGTGCCTCACCGCAGAGTCGGGTGCAGATGCCAAACGTTGCCTGCAGCGGATGACACCCCAGCTCATCATCACGGACTTCCGGCTGCGCAACGAGGAAACCGGCAAACAGGTGCTGGAAGCCTTGCGCTCGGAACTGGGCTGGATGGTGCCCGCCATCATCATGACCGGCGATACATCGCCCCAGCGGCTGCGCGATGCCCAGTCCACCTCTGCCCTGCTGCTGCACAAGCCGGTGTCCACCGGGCAGCTGCGCGATGCCATCAACCAGTCGCTGCAGCAACCTGTTCCAGCGCCCTGGGAGCCAGCGCCAGCCGAGCAGGCAACGCCACGCAACACCGCCTGAGGCCACAGCCACGGCTGTCGATCAAAGCTCGCGCAGCCTGGCAGACACCTTCAGCGTACGCTCCTAAAACAAACGCCGCATCGCCCCCATGATGCGATCAAACCGCGCCCCATAGGGCGGGTACAGCAGCTTGCCCAGCGACCAGGGGGACTGCACCAGCACCGACTTCTGGTGGCAAAAGCGCAGAAAGCCCTGCTCGCCATGGTAGGCCCCCCAGCCACTGTCGCCCACCCCGCCAAACGGCAGGTTGTCGTGCGTCACGTGCATCAGGGTGTCGTTCACCGTCACACCGCCGCTCACGGTGCGGCGCAGCACATCGTCACGCACGGCCTCGCTTTGGCCAAACCAGTACAGCGCCAGGGGGCGCGGCCCTGCGTTGATGTGGGCAATGGCGTCATCCAGCCGCTCGTAGGGCACCACGGGCAGGATGGGGCCAAAGATTTCTTCCTGCATCAGCTGCATGGCCGAGGTGACGCCGAACACCAGCGTGGGCAGCATCTGGCGGCTGGCCCCATCCCCCAGCGTGCCGGTGGTGTGCACCGGTGGCTTGCCCGCAGACGGATCAATGGTCTGCACCTCCGCCCCCAGGGTCTGGGCCTGCTGCAGCATGGTGCGCAGCCGGGCCAGATGGCGCGAGGTGATGATGGAGGCGTAGTCCGGGTTGCCCTCGATGGCAGGAAACATCCGCAGCACGGCCGCGCTGTAGGCCTGAGCAAACTCGGCTTCGCGCCCGCGGGGCAGCAGCACGTAATCGGGGGCCACACAGGTCTGGCCTGCGTTCAGCAATTTGCCATGGGCAATCTTGAGTGCTGCATCACGCAGATCGCAGTGCCCGTCAATGA from Acidovorax sp. DW039 harbors:
- a CDS encoding coniferyl aldehyde dehydrogenase, which translates into the protein MTPAEIHTHFHLQHQASRAHTDVPLLVRRERLLRMQKMLNEHAPVLAAAVQADFGMRSSRLTEVADFFVLRSLLSHTLRHLGRWMKPRKVWTPLFLQPASAWIERQPVGVVGVISPWNYPVQLALAPAITALAAGNRVMLKPSELTPHTSAQLAALVAQFFAPDEFCVVQGDANLSALFASLPFDHLVFTGSTAVGRKVAQAAAQNLTPTTLELGGKSPCIIDGHCDLRDAALKIAHGKLLNAGQTCVAPDYVLLPRGREAEFAQAYSAAVLRMFPAIEGNPDYASIITSRHLARLRTMLQQAQTLGAEVQTIDPSAGKPPVHTTGTLGDGASRQMLPTLVFGVTSAMQLMQEEIFGPILPVVPYERLDDAIAHINAGPRPLALYWFGQSEAVRDDVLRRTVSGGVTVNDTLMHVTHDNLPFGGVGDSGWGAYHGEQGFLRFCHQKSVLVQSPWSLGKLLYPPYGARFDRIMGAMRRLF